The following is a genomic window from Nitrosomonas communis.
ACTATTGCTATTCGGTGCACCTGGACTTGCCCCTGCCACCCCTAAAGATTGGCTGATCCCCTCACGCCCGCCATAGATATCCACTATCTTGGCAGGTAACGAATCTTTACTGGCAGTATCTCTGCTCAGAGAAAAACCAAGATGAAGAATGTGGCCTTCTTTATCCAGCGGCAGCCAGACCATGCGACCGCCATAAGTTATCCCTTCAATAGGCAAACCAAAATGGGAAAGACTCATGACATCGATACCAAAGCCAATATTGTCTCTGAGCATTGCTTTATAACCAATGCCGGTTAAAAATTGTCGTCCGTTATATATGCCGGTAGAGGAAGTGGATGGACGTTCCATCAGAGTAATTTCGTTGGAGCTGGTTAATTCTTCCATACCACGATAAGGTTTAAATTGACCCAGTGTGATCTGGCCTGGGCCCAGTTTAGTTGAAAGCCAGGCTTCACGCAGGCTATGCGGGAAAGCGCTATTAGCATTAACAGCAAAGTCATTTTCAAATTTGAAATTTAAACTGTAGATTCTGCCTGTGAGCGTAGCGTAGGTACGGCGCCAATTAAACCCATCGCGATCATGACTGCTGAGAAGTTGACTACCGAATGCAGGGTAATTAGGATCAGCTTGATCTGGATAAAATGAATGGACGTCCAGATGCGCGCGGCCGTTGAGTCCTATCTCAAAATTACCCTCATCACTCTTGATTCTCGGGCCTCCTTTAGAGGTCACATTAACCGCATAACAAGGAGTCATGCTTAAAATGATCAATACAATGACGACAAAAAACGGAATAACACGCTTCATGCTGATTGAGTTTTTCAGGAATAATCGCGACCATAACGCCATGATTTGCTTTTATAGTAACAAAAGGATGATTTTCTATTACTCGTTCTGCTCTTCTCTGTATTTTCTCAGAAACTACCACTGAGACGCTCCGGCCAGTTGCTACAATAGCTTTATTAACAATTGCAAATAATCTCCATTTGTAAGATGAACAAACGTCTAGCTACTTGGTTACTCATCATTGCTGGCCTCAGTATAACCGTGTTTAGCTTCTACGTAGTTTCTCTTCCTCTGCTAGCGTCATTCATCAGCGATCAGCTACGCAAACAGGGTATCCTA
Proteins encoded in this region:
- a CDS encoding OprO/OprP family phosphate-selective porin, yielding MALWSRLFLKNSISMKRVIPFFVVIVLIILSMTPCYAVNVTSKGGPRIKSDEGNFEIGLNGRAHLDVHSFYPDQADPNYPAFGSQLLSSHDRDGFNWRRTYATLTGRIYSLNFKFENDFAVNANSAFPHSLREAWLSTKLGPGQITLGQFKPYRGMEELTSSNEITLMERPSTSSTGIYNGRQFLTGIGYKAMLRDNIGFGIDVMSLSHFGLPIEGITYGGRMVWLPLDKEGHILHLGFSLSRDTASKDSLPAKIVDIYGGREGISQSLGVAGASPGAPNSNSQSTFSAEAAYAFKALTLQGEYAIAHLDNTHQVNGNTKDATIHAFYIQASWFVTGENAVYKKDRGTFGKPKPIRKWGALELAARYDLAENATQSLGVDPCKTGTSKCQVQVITLGINWYPYQNIRFMLNYYLTEANIGHTSSETLTRKDNPSVLSFRTQLSF